One segment of Pleuronectes platessa chromosome 21, fPlePla1.1, whole genome shotgun sequence DNA contains the following:
- the cep55l gene encoding centrosomal protein of 55 kDa isoform X1, which translates to MTSKAKETIVSKLGFKSSSSSSKAEAELEKVRKENAHLRRKIDEVAKRHVRPPDSDNSKLLERILNLETLRERNNQQLLVKEQDLETLRQQLSARGGEVVASLQAQLEQRRKEAERRDTLFQSMSQETENLKNKLTSVTARCQSLETQVTQNGQAPPADLALVQDQLRDALEKNQQWLMYDQQREAYVQSLLTRTQDLEQQLAQAKQTKQEAGSDASTNAAEKDAQLKSQYEQLQKDLKSQRDQVTRGQQELNLQREQTLKAQTELQAQKEQVTRLRDEMLVLQRRHEDKSSQLSSFLGKYDDKSKELDEVKMQLQAERHSNRHAVCEERKVSSERTDRMREELESVDDRLEEERKRSAELLLQVNMLQKSLLSQNEEQRRITALEQQIQFSAKDFEDEKIDRQNMQHQLQKVLKELRKARDQIAKLESAKQPNARFSEPSSYNRFEFERLTIDDPTSPSKVSNLLDESFLECPKCQASYPTSRHRELLTHMDFCLA; encoded by the exons ATGACGTCCAAAGCAAAAGAAACAATTGTCAGCAAGCTGGGTTTCAAATCCAGCAGCTCCTCGTCCAAGGCTGAGGCCGAGCTGGAGAAAGTCCGGAAGGAGAACGCTCACCTGAGGAGGAAGATCGATGAGGTGGCCAAACGACACGTCCGCCCCCCCGACTCAGACAACAGCAAGCTGCTGGAG AGGATTCTTAACCTTGAGACGCTGCGGGAGAGGAACAACCAGCAATTGCTGGTTAAAGAACAGGATCTGGAAACTCTGAGACAGCAGCTGTCAGCTAGAGGAGGAGAG gtggtGGCGTCACTGCAGGCCCAGCTGGAGCAGCGCAGGAAGGAGGCAGAGCGGCGAGACACGCTGTTCCAGAGCATGTCACAGGAGACGGAGAACCTGAAAAACAAGCTGACGAGTGTGACTGCACGCTGCCAGTCCCTGGAAACACAGGTGACG CAGAATGGACAGGCTCCTCCCGCCGACTTGGCTCTGGTACAAGATCAACTGAGAGAT GCTCTTGAGAAGAACCAGCAGTGGCTGATGTACGACCAGCAGAGAGAGGCCTACGTCCAGTCGCTCCTGACCCGCACGCAggacctggagcagcagctCGCTCAGGCTAAGCAAACCAAGCAGGAGGCCGGTTCAGACG CCTCTACAAACGCAGCAGAGAAGGATGCTCAGCTGAAGAGCCAATATGAGCAGTTGCAGAAAGACCTGAAGAGCCAAAGAGATCAGGTCACCAGAGGCCAGCAGGAGCTCAATCTGCAGAGAGAACAG ACGCTGAAGGCTCAgaccgagctgcaggcccagaAGGAGCAGGTGACCCGGCTCCGGGACGAGATGCTGGTGCTGCAGAGGAGGCACGAGGACAAGAGCAGCCAGCTGTCGTCCTTCCTGGGAAAGTACGATGACAAGAGCAAAGAGCTGGACGAGGTCAAGATGCAGCTGCAGGCAGAGCGACACAGCAACAG ACACGCAGTGTGCGAGGAGAGAAAGGTGTCGTCTGAGCGGACAGACCGGATGAGAGAGGAACTGGAGAGTGTGGACGAccgactggaggaggagaggaagagatctGCTGAACTTCTACTGCAG GTAAATATGCTACAGAAGTCTCTTCTGAGCCAAAATGAGGAGCAGAGAAGAATCACAGCACTGGAGCAACAG ATCCAATTCTCGGCCAAGGACTTCGAGGATGAGAAGATCGATCGTCAGAACATGCAGCACCAGTTGCAGAAGGTGCTGAAGGAGCTCCGCAAGGCTCGTGATCAGATCGCCAAACTGGAGTCGGCT AAACAGCCCAATGCCCGTTTCTCCGAGCCCAGCTCCTACAACAGGTTTGAGTTTGAGCGTCTGACCATCGATGACCCCACGTCTCCATCCAAAGTCTCCAACCTCCTGGACGAGAGTTTCTTGGAGTGTCCAAAGTGTCAGGCCTCGTATCCCACCAGCCGCCACAGGGAGCTCCTCACACACATGGACTTCTGCCTCGCCTAA
- the cep55l gene encoding centrosomal protein of 55 kDa isoform X3 codes for MTSKAKETIVSKLGFKSSSSSSKAEAELEKVRKENAHLRRKIDEVAKRHVRPPDSDNSKLLERILNLETLRERNNQQLLVKEQDLETLRQQLSARGGEVVASLQAQLEQRRKEAERRDTLFQSMSQETENLKNKLTSVTARCQSLETQNGQAPPADLALVQDQLRDALEKNQQWLMYDQQREAYVQSLLTRTQDLEQQLAQAKQTKQEAGSDASTNAAEKDAQLKSQYEQLQKDLKSQRDQVTRGQQELNLQREQTLKAQTELQAQKEQVTRLRDEMLVLQRRHEDKSSQLSSFLGKYDDKSKELDEVKMQLQAERHSNRHAVCEERKVSSERTDRMREELESVDDRLEEERKRSAELLLQVNMLQKSLLSQNEEQRRITALEQQIQFSAKDFEDEKIDRQNMQHQLQKVLKELRKARDQIAKLESAKQPNARFSEPSSYNRFEFERLTIDDPTSPSKVSNLLDESFLECPKCQASYPTSRHRELLTHMDFCLA; via the exons ATGACGTCCAAAGCAAAAGAAACAATTGTCAGCAAGCTGGGTTTCAAATCCAGCAGCTCCTCGTCCAAGGCTGAGGCCGAGCTGGAGAAAGTCCGGAAGGAGAACGCTCACCTGAGGAGGAAGATCGATGAGGTGGCCAAACGACACGTCCGCCCCCCCGACTCAGACAACAGCAAGCTGCTGGAG AGGATTCTTAACCTTGAGACGCTGCGGGAGAGGAACAACCAGCAATTGCTGGTTAAAGAACAGGATCTGGAAACTCTGAGACAGCAGCTGTCAGCTAGAGGAGGAGAG gtggtGGCGTCACTGCAGGCCCAGCTGGAGCAGCGCAGGAAGGAGGCAGAGCGGCGAGACACGCTGTTCCAGAGCATGTCACAGGAGACGGAGAACCTGAAAAACAAGCTGACGAGTGTGACTGCACGCTGCCAGTCCCTGGAAACACAG AATGGACAGGCTCCTCCCGCCGACTTGGCTCTGGTACAAGATCAACTGAGAGAT GCTCTTGAGAAGAACCAGCAGTGGCTGATGTACGACCAGCAGAGAGAGGCCTACGTCCAGTCGCTCCTGACCCGCACGCAggacctggagcagcagctCGCTCAGGCTAAGCAAACCAAGCAGGAGGCCGGTTCAGACG CCTCTACAAACGCAGCAGAGAAGGATGCTCAGCTGAAGAGCCAATATGAGCAGTTGCAGAAAGACCTGAAGAGCCAAAGAGATCAGGTCACCAGAGGCCAGCAGGAGCTCAATCTGCAGAGAGAACAG ACGCTGAAGGCTCAgaccgagctgcaggcccagaAGGAGCAGGTGACCCGGCTCCGGGACGAGATGCTGGTGCTGCAGAGGAGGCACGAGGACAAGAGCAGCCAGCTGTCGTCCTTCCTGGGAAAGTACGATGACAAGAGCAAAGAGCTGGACGAGGTCAAGATGCAGCTGCAGGCAGAGCGACACAGCAACAG ACACGCAGTGTGCGAGGAGAGAAAGGTGTCGTCTGAGCGGACAGACCGGATGAGAGAGGAACTGGAGAGTGTGGACGAccgactggaggaggagaggaagagatctGCTGAACTTCTACTGCAG GTAAATATGCTACAGAAGTCTCTTCTGAGCCAAAATGAGGAGCAGAGAAGAATCACAGCACTGGAGCAACAG ATCCAATTCTCGGCCAAGGACTTCGAGGATGAGAAGATCGATCGTCAGAACATGCAGCACCAGTTGCAGAAGGTGCTGAAGGAGCTCCGCAAGGCTCGTGATCAGATCGCCAAACTGGAGTCGGCT AAACAGCCCAATGCCCGTTTCTCCGAGCCCAGCTCCTACAACAGGTTTGAGTTTGAGCGTCTGACCATCGATGACCCCACGTCTCCATCCAAAGTCTCCAACCTCCTGGACGAGAGTTTCTTGGAGTGTCCAAAGTGTCAGGCCTCGTATCCCACCAGCCGCCACAGGGAGCTCCTCACACACATGGACTTCTGCCTCGCCTAA
- the cep55l gene encoding centrosomal protein of 55 kDa isoform X2 — MTSKAKETIVSKLGFKSSSSSSKAEAELEKVRKENAHLRRKIDEVAKRHVRPPDSDNSKLLERILNLETLRERNNQQLLVKEQDLETLRQQLSARGGEVVASLQAQLEQRRKEAERRDTLFQSMSQETENLKNKLTSVTARCQSLETQVTNGQAPPADLALVQDQLRDALEKNQQWLMYDQQREAYVQSLLTRTQDLEQQLAQAKQTKQEAGSDASTNAAEKDAQLKSQYEQLQKDLKSQRDQVTRGQQELNLQREQTLKAQTELQAQKEQVTRLRDEMLVLQRRHEDKSSQLSSFLGKYDDKSKELDEVKMQLQAERHSNRHAVCEERKVSSERTDRMREELESVDDRLEEERKRSAELLLQVNMLQKSLLSQNEEQRRITALEQQIQFSAKDFEDEKIDRQNMQHQLQKVLKELRKARDQIAKLESAKQPNARFSEPSSYNRFEFERLTIDDPTSPSKVSNLLDESFLECPKCQASYPTSRHRELLTHMDFCLA, encoded by the exons ATGACGTCCAAAGCAAAAGAAACAATTGTCAGCAAGCTGGGTTTCAAATCCAGCAGCTCCTCGTCCAAGGCTGAGGCCGAGCTGGAGAAAGTCCGGAAGGAGAACGCTCACCTGAGGAGGAAGATCGATGAGGTGGCCAAACGACACGTCCGCCCCCCCGACTCAGACAACAGCAAGCTGCTGGAG AGGATTCTTAACCTTGAGACGCTGCGGGAGAGGAACAACCAGCAATTGCTGGTTAAAGAACAGGATCTGGAAACTCTGAGACAGCAGCTGTCAGCTAGAGGAGGAGAG gtggtGGCGTCACTGCAGGCCCAGCTGGAGCAGCGCAGGAAGGAGGCAGAGCGGCGAGACACGCTGTTCCAGAGCATGTCACAGGAGACGGAGAACCTGAAAAACAAGCTGACGAGTGTGACTGCACGCTGCCAGTCCCTGGAAACACAGGTGACG AATGGACAGGCTCCTCCCGCCGACTTGGCTCTGGTACAAGATCAACTGAGAGAT GCTCTTGAGAAGAACCAGCAGTGGCTGATGTACGACCAGCAGAGAGAGGCCTACGTCCAGTCGCTCCTGACCCGCACGCAggacctggagcagcagctCGCTCAGGCTAAGCAAACCAAGCAGGAGGCCGGTTCAGACG CCTCTACAAACGCAGCAGAGAAGGATGCTCAGCTGAAGAGCCAATATGAGCAGTTGCAGAAAGACCTGAAGAGCCAAAGAGATCAGGTCACCAGAGGCCAGCAGGAGCTCAATCTGCAGAGAGAACAG ACGCTGAAGGCTCAgaccgagctgcaggcccagaAGGAGCAGGTGACCCGGCTCCGGGACGAGATGCTGGTGCTGCAGAGGAGGCACGAGGACAAGAGCAGCCAGCTGTCGTCCTTCCTGGGAAAGTACGATGACAAGAGCAAAGAGCTGGACGAGGTCAAGATGCAGCTGCAGGCAGAGCGACACAGCAACAG ACACGCAGTGTGCGAGGAGAGAAAGGTGTCGTCTGAGCGGACAGACCGGATGAGAGAGGAACTGGAGAGTGTGGACGAccgactggaggaggagaggaagagatctGCTGAACTTCTACTGCAG GTAAATATGCTACAGAAGTCTCTTCTGAGCCAAAATGAGGAGCAGAGAAGAATCACAGCACTGGAGCAACAG ATCCAATTCTCGGCCAAGGACTTCGAGGATGAGAAGATCGATCGTCAGAACATGCAGCACCAGTTGCAGAAGGTGCTGAAGGAGCTCCGCAAGGCTCGTGATCAGATCGCCAAACTGGAGTCGGCT AAACAGCCCAATGCCCGTTTCTCCGAGCCCAGCTCCTACAACAGGTTTGAGTTTGAGCGTCTGACCATCGATGACCCCACGTCTCCATCCAAAGTCTCCAACCTCCTGGACGAGAGTTTCTTGGAGTGTCCAAAGTGTCAGGCCTCGTATCCCACCAGCCGCCACAGGGAGCTCCTCACACACATGGACTTCTGCCTCGCCTAA
- the pde6c gene encoding cone cGMP-specific 3',5'-cyclic phosphodiesterase subunit alpha' has protein sequence MADQGSVEKYLENNPQFAKEYFDKKLRAEALTAAFSTTLDVKDTASFKDINSVQEAALIFELIQELQKPGEVEKPLHKVLQRIAMILQADRVSYYMCRSRNGIPELATSLFDVTPTSKYEVNLVHPQGEIVFPLDMGIVGFTAHCKKPQNVADVSKNSKFCDFVDKQTGYKTKCMLTYPLVVEKDCLGVVMVLNKIGADKFTPEDEALFHKYMNFTQVIALQHHTTYMFNVESRRSQVLLWSASKVFEELTDIERQFHKALYTVRIYLNCERYSVGLLDMTKEKEFYDEWPVKLGDVEPYKGPKTPDGREVIFYKIIDYLLEGKEEIKVIPGPPADHWALVSGLPSYVAENGFICNMMNVAADDFFTFQKEAVDDTGFVIKNVLSLPIVNKKEEIVGIATFYNRKDGKPFDEHDEQITEALTQFLGWSVLVCDTYDRLNRMEYRKDIAQEMLMYQTKCTPDEMQSILNTKEKFDSEPEDCDQKEMYKLLRATCPVANNVNGEDLYKFSFSDFPVSEHGLIKAGIRMFFELGVVEKFKVPAETLTRWMYTVRKGYRSITYHNWRHGFNVGHTMFCLLQTGKLRKYYSDLDAFAMVAAAFCHDIDHRGTNNLYQTKSQHPLAKLHGSSIMERHHLEYSKTLMAEESLNIFSGLQKRQFETVQHLFDVCIIATDLALYFKKRTMFQNIVNATEPMAEEKEAIAYVSNNAIRKEIIMAMMMTGCDLSAITKPWEVQSKVALMVAAEFWEQGDLERSVLDQQPIPMMDRNCAEQLPKMQCGFIDFVCSFVYKEFSRFHKEIQPMFDGLNHNRAQWNAQAEVYNAKMKAIEDKKKALEDEEARKSGDGGKSKTCTIC, from the exons ATGGCAGACCAGGGCAGCGTGGAGAAGTACCTGGAAAACAACCCCCAGTTCGCCAAAGAGTACTTTGACAAGAAGCTGCGCGCCGAGGCCCTGACCGCCGCCTTCTCCACGACTCTAGATGTCAAAGACACCGCTTCCTTCAAGGATATTAACTCCGTGCAGGAGGCCGCCCTCATCTTCGAGCTGATCCAGGAGCTGCAGAAGCCGGGGGAAGTGGAGAAGCCCCTGCACAAGGTGCTGCAGAGGATCGCCATGATCCTGCAGGCGGACAGGGTCAGCTATTACATGTGCCGCTCTCGAAACGGAATACCCGAGCTCGCCACCTCGCTCTTTGACGTGACCCCAACCTCCAAGTACGAGGTCAACCTGGTGCATCCGCAGGGGGAGATCGTGTTCCCCCTGGACATGGGCATCGTCGGGTTCACCGCGCACTGCAAAAAGCCCCAAAATGTAGCTGACGTCTCAAAG AATTCAAAGTTCTGTGACTTTGTGGACAAGCAGACTGGATACAAGACCAAGTGCATGCTCACGTACCCTCTCGTGGTGGAGAAGGATTGTCTCGGAGTCGTCATGGTGCTGAACAAAATAGGAGCCGATAAGTTCACCCCCGAGGACGAGGCT CTCTTCCACAAATACATGAACTTTACCCAAGTCATCGCCCTGCAGCACCACACAACCTACATGTTCAACGTGGAGTCCAGGAGGAGCCAG GTGCTGCTCTGGTCGGCCAGTAAAGTGTTTGAGGAGCTGACGGACATTGAGAGACAGTTCCACAAAGCGCTCTACACTGTTAGGATCTATCTAAATTGTGAGCGATACTCGGTGGGCCTGTTGGACATGACCAAAGAGAAG GAATTCTATGATGAATGGCCGGTGAAACTGGGAGACGTGGAACCCTACAAAGGTCCAAAGACACCAGACGGCAGG GAAGTCATCTTTTACAAGATCATCGACTACCTCCTGGAAGGCAAAGAGGAAATCAAAGTCATACC tggtCCACCTGCAGATCACTGGGCTTTAGTCAGCGGGCTGCCGTCCTACGTGGCAGAGAATGGCTTC ATTTGCAACATGATGAACGTGGCTGCGGACGACTTCTTCACTTTCCAG AAAGAGGCAGTGGACGACACAGGCTTCGTCATCAAGAACGTCCTGTCGCTGCCCATCGTCAACAAGAAGGAAGAGATCGTGGGCATCGCCACTTTCTACAACCGGAAAGATGGCAAACCGTTTGACGAGCACGATGAACAGATCACCGAG GCCTTGACCCAGTTCCTCGGCTGGTCCGTGCTGGTCTGCGACACCTACGACCGGCTGAACCGAATGGAGTACAGGAAAGACATCGCCCAGGAGATGCTCATGTACCAGACCAAATGCACCCCCGACGAGATGCAGTCCATTCTG AACACCAAAGAAAAGTTCGACTCGGAGCCTGAAGACTGCGACcagaaggagatgtacaaaCTTCTG AGGGCGACCTGCCCGGTGGCCAACAACGTCAACGGGGAGGATCTGTACAAGTTCTCCTTCAGCGACTTCCCCGTGTCCGAGCACGGCCTCATCAAAGCCGGCATCCGCATGTTCTTCGAGCTCGGAGTGGTCGAGAAGTTTAAAGTCCCCGCGGAG ACGCTGACGAGGTGGATGTACACAGTGAGGAAGGGTTACCGCTCCATCACCTACCACAACTGGAGGCACGGCTTCAACGTGGGCCACACCATGTTCTGCCTGCTCCAG ACAGGGAAGCTGAGGAAGTACTACTCTGATCTAGATGCCTTTGCCATGGTGGCTGCCGCTTTCTGCCACGATATCGACCACAGAGGAACCAACAACCTCTACCAGACCAA GAGCCAACATCCTCTGGCCAAACTTCACGGCTCCTCCATCATGGAGAGGCACCACCTGGAGTACAGCAAGACCCTCATGGCAGAGGAG AGCCTGAACATCTTCAGCGGCCTCCAGAAGCGTCAGTTTGAGACCGTGCAGCACTTGTTTGACGTCTGCATCATCGCCACGGATCTGGCCCTGTACTTCAA GAAGAGAACCATGTTCCAGAACATCGTGAACGCCACCGAGCCGATGGCGGAGGAAAAGGAGGCCATAGCCTACGTCTCCAACAACGCCATCAGGAAGGAAATCATCAT GGCCATGATGATGACAGGCTGCGACTTGTCAGCTATCACCAAACCCTGGGAGGTTCAGAGCAAG GTGGCGCTGATGGTCGCTGCTGAGTTCTGGGAACAGGGCGATTTGGAGAGAAGTGTTTTGGACCAACAGCCAATC ccCATGATGGACAGAAACTGTGCCGAGCAGCTTCCCAAGATGCAGTGCGGTTTCATCGACTTCGTGTGCTCCTTTGTATACAAG GAGTTCTCCAGGTTTCACAAAGAGATCCAGCCCATGTTTGACGGCCTGAACCACAACAGGGCACAATGGAACGCGCAGGCCGAGGTGTACAACGCCAAGATGAAGGCCATCGAGGACAAGAAGAAAGCACTGGAAGACGAGGAAGCCAGgaaat CCGGTGACGGAGGGAAGTCAAAGACCTGCACCATCTGCTGA
- the rbp4 gene encoding retinol-binding protein 4, translating into MLLYAVALSLLAVSWADDCQVSNVQVMQNFDRTKYAGSWYAVGKKDPDGLFLLDNIVANFTITPDSKMTATALGRVIIFGHWEVCAQMFATFEDTPDPAKFRMRYWGIAAALQSGNDEHWVIDTDYENYAIHYSCREVAADGTCHDSYSFVFSRHPEGLRPQDQQVVTTKKNDICLLGKYRRVSHTGYCDNSENFYRQ; encoded by the exons ATGCTGCTGTACGCCGTGGCCCTCAGCCTCCTGGCTGTGTCCTGGGCAGACGACTGCCAGGTGTCCAACGTCCAGGTCATGCAGAACTTCGACAGGACCAAG TATGCTGGGTCGTGGTACGCCGTGGGGAAGAAGGACCCGGACGGTTTGTTCCTGCTCGACAACATCGTGGCTAATTTCACCATCACACCCGACAGCAAGATGACGGCCACCGCTCTGGGAAGAGTCATCATCTTCGG CCATTGGGAAGTGTGCGCCCAGATGTTCGCCACCTTCGAGGACACCCCCGACCCGGCCAAGTTCAGGATGAGGTACTGGGGAATCGCGGCCGCCCTGCAGAGTGGAA ACGACGAACACTGGGTGATCGACACCGACTACGAGAACTACGCCATCCACTACTCGTGCAGAGAGGTGGCCGCCGACGGCACGTGCCACGACAGCTACTCCTTCGTGTTCTCCCGTCACCCCGAGGGCCTGAGGCCTCAGGACCAGCAGGTCGTCACCACCAAGAAGAACGACATCTGCCTTCTGGGGAAATACAGACGCGTCTCGCACACCG gttATTGCGACAACAGCGAGAACTTCTACAggcagtga